One Gordonia sp. SID5947 genomic region harbors:
- a CDS encoding ferrochelatase has product MDASAQRFDAVLFLSFGGPDGPDDVMPFLENVTRGRGVPRERLEAVAEHYLHFGGVSPINRLNIEMIGALRSALADRGSELPVYFGNRNWHPLVEDTLVAMYRDGHRRIVVFPTSAWAGYSGCRQYHEDIARAVDALAAAVPASAQDPVVLRKLPHYWDQPAMVAAGADAVRRAMDELPTGDVEPRLVFTAHSVPTSADRAAGPAAEGGGRYSAQVHAASAAVADAVGARQFDQVWQSRSGPPQVPWLEPDICDHLESLAGQGVRQVVVYPVGFISDHLEVIWDLDNEAAEVAERLGLDYVRADTVGTDPRFVEMIAGLVERYADGRGDLTAMGCGDNGRICRPDCCVPVARPQAPA; this is encoded by the coding sequence GTGGACGCGTCCGCGCAGCGCTTCGACGCCGTTCTGTTCCTGAGCTTCGGTGGACCGGACGGACCCGACGACGTGATGCCGTTCCTGGAGAACGTCACTCGTGGCCGGGGGGTTCCCCGTGAGCGCCTCGAGGCGGTCGCGGAACATTATCTCCACTTCGGCGGTGTCTCACCGATCAACCGGCTCAACATCGAGATGATCGGCGCGTTGCGCTCGGCGCTCGCCGACCGCGGCAGCGAATTGCCGGTCTACTTCGGTAATCGCAACTGGCATCCGCTTGTCGAGGACACCCTGGTGGCGATGTACCGAGACGGGCATCGACGGATAGTGGTGTTCCCGACATCGGCCTGGGCGGGCTATTCGGGCTGTCGCCAGTATCACGAGGACATCGCCCGGGCGGTCGATGCCCTGGCCGCTGCGGTGCCGGCGAGCGCGCAGGATCCGGTGGTGCTGCGCAAACTTCCGCACTATTGGGACCAGCCGGCCATGGTCGCGGCAGGTGCCGACGCGGTCCGTCGGGCCATGGACGAGTTGCCGACCGGCGACGTCGAACCTCGCCTGGTGTTCACCGCGCATTCGGTCCCGACGTCTGCCGATCGCGCCGCCGGTCCGGCCGCCGAGGGTGGCGGCCGGTATTCGGCACAGGTCCACGCGGCGTCGGCGGCGGTCGCCGATGCGGTCGGCGCCCGGCAGTTCGACCAGGTCTGGCAGTCACGTTCAGGCCCGCCGCAGGTGCCGTGGCTCGAGCCCGACATCTGCGACCACCTGGAAAGCCTTGCCGGACAGGGTGTTCGTCAGGTTGTCGTGTACCCGGTCGGATTCATCTCGGATCATCTCGAGGTGATCTGGGATCTCGACAACGAGGCCGCGGAGGTCGCGGAGCGACTCGGCCTCGACTATGTGCGGGCCGACACCGTCGGCACCGATCCGCGATTCGTCGAGATGATCGCGGGCCTTGTCGAGCGGTATGCCGATGGGCGCGGCGATCTCACGGCGATGGGTTGCGGCGACAACGGGCGGATCTGTCGCCCGGATTGCTGTGTGCCAGTGGCCCGCCCGCAGGCGCCGGCCTGA
- the inhA gene encoding NADH-dependent enoyl-ACP reductase InhA yields MTGILDGKTVLITGIITDASIAFHAAAMAQEQGAKVIITGIPERLRLIDRIAKRLPQEVPPAIGLDITSEDDLNTLADKVKELAPEGIDGVMHSIAFAPRTLMGPEAVPFLEGPGPDAAKAFEISAWSYASLARAVLPAMNEGGSIVGMDFDPRTALPYYNWMGVAKAALESVNRYVAREVGTAKRIRSNLVAAGPIKTLAAKAIAGTATDDAKQLNMLNTYWDGASPIGWDVDDPTVVAKSVCALLSDWLPGTTGSIVYVDGGASHNTWFPENFTG; encoded by the coding sequence GTGACAGGAATTCTCGACGGCAAGACCGTCCTCATCACCGGCATCATCACCGATGCGTCCATCGCGTTTCATGCGGCGGCCATGGCACAGGAGCAGGGCGCCAAGGTGATCATCACCGGTATCCCGGAACGGCTGAGGCTGATCGACCGGATCGCCAAGCGGCTTCCGCAGGAGGTGCCGCCCGCGATCGGTCTCGACATCACCAGTGAGGACGATCTGAACACCTTGGCGGACAAGGTCAAGGAGCTCGCACCGGAGGGCATCGACGGTGTGATGCATTCGATCGCGTTCGCCCCCCGGACGCTGATGGGCCCCGAGGCCGTGCCGTTCCTCGAAGGGCCGGGACCTGACGCGGCCAAGGCGTTCGAGATCTCCGCGTGGAGCTACGCATCGCTGGCCCGTGCCGTACTGCCTGCCATGAACGAGGGCGGCTCCATCGTCGGCATGGACTTCGATCCGCGTACGGCACTGCCGTATTACAACTGGATGGGTGTCGCCAAGGCGGCGCTCGAGTCGGTCAATCGCTATGTGGCTCGCGAGGTGGGCACCGCCAAGCGAATCCGGTCCAATCTGGTTGCCGCCGGGCCGATCAAGACGCTGGCCGCCAAGGCCATCGCCGGGACCGCCACCGACGACGCGAAGCAACTGAACATGCTCAACACCTACTGGGACGGGGCCTCGCCGATCGGCTGGGATGTGGACGACCCGACCGTGGTCGCCAAGTCGGTGTGCGCGTTGCTCTCCGACTGGTTGCCGGGCACCACGGGTTCGATCGTCTATGTCGACGGCGGTGCGAGCCACAACACCTGGTTCCCGGAGAATTTCACCGGCTAG